Proteins encoded by one window of Blautia luti:
- a CDS encoding DUF523 domain-containing protein produces the protein MKKILVSACLMGQNYKYNGGNNFSSKLDLYIKEHDYEVIPVCPEVLGGLPTPRVPAEIVNGIVTNKNGISVHTEFCQGAKKALEIAESHQISCAILQSRSPSCGVHEIYDGSFSGKKIPGKGILAQLLETNGFKILDVEDL, from the coding sequence ATGAAGAAAATTTTAGTCAGCGCCTGTCTTATGGGGCAAAATTACAAATATAATGGCGGTAATAATTTTAGTTCTAAGCTGGATTTATATATAAAGGAACATGACTATGAGGTTATTCCAGTCTGTCCAGAAGTACTTGGCGGACTTCCGACACCTCGGGTTCCTGCTGAAATCGTAAACGGCATAGTAACAAATAAAAATGGAATTTCTGTACATACAGAATTTTGTCAGGGTGCCAAAAAGGCACTGGAAATTGCAGAAAGTCATCAAATATCCTGCGCAATTCTGCAATCTCGCAGTCCAAGCTGCGGAGTCCATGAAATATATGACGGCTCATTTTCAGGGAAAAAGATTCCGGGAAAAGGGATTTTGGCACAACTTCTCGAAACAAATGGCTTTAAAATATTAGATGTAGAAGATCTTTAA
- a CDS encoding alanine/glycine:cation symporter family protein: MELFVKVMNTVNDIIWHPVMCVFLMCAAVWFTVRLRGIQVRKFKDMVKCLTEKGDNKKDTGLSAFQAFATTVGGRVGTGNIAGTATAIFMGGPGALFWMWITAILGASTGIVECILGQAYKTRNLGELTGGPAFYMSNGIKNKKFGRILAVLFCIAVFIGPGFLLPAMQTQTAATAIKGAFGLPFIVVGIGMVIIVGVVTMGGIKRIGKVAEVLAPIMCGIYFFITIVIFVMNYRAIPSMFGSIFASAFGKDAIFGGIVGSAVAWGIKRGFFSNDAGNGMSPLISATTDTSHPVKQGLVQGLSVYIDTLLVCSCTGFCILLAGTYNVAADGAGAVLLVEQAPGIQYGISFMQEALRVSIGKAGAMFLAVMLFIFIFTTMLSYSYQLESTCKYLWGENKIVVTIVRILFLIFCLFGILIDGDTIWSMGDIGVGCMLWVNTFSILLLTPQVIKIVRDYEKQKKAGLDPLFDPETVGIKDEANVWEPYVEKKKARGDYKNPNLGYTKK; the protein is encoded by the coding sequence ATGGAACTATTTGTAAAAGTAATGAACACAGTCAATGACATCATCTGGCATCCGGTGATGTGTGTGTTCCTAATGTGCGCAGCGGTCTGGTTTACTGTTCGCTTACGTGGCATTCAGGTCCGCAAATTCAAAGACATGGTAAAATGTCTGACAGAAAAGGGAGATAATAAAAAAGATACCGGCCTGTCAGCCTTTCAGGCATTTGCAACGACTGTAGGCGGACGTGTCGGTACCGGTAATATCGCAGGAACTGCAACTGCCATATTTATGGGCGGTCCTGGAGCACTGTTCTGGATGTGGATAACAGCAATCCTTGGTGCTTCCACAGGTATTGTAGAATGTATTCTTGGTCAGGCATATAAGACCAGAAACCTAGGAGAACTTACAGGCGGTCCGGCATTCTATATGTCAAACGGAATCAAAAACAAGAAATTCGGAAGGATTCTGGCAGTATTATTCTGTATCGCAGTTTTCATCGGACCTGGTTTTCTTCTTCCGGCAATGCAGACACAGACAGCAGCTACAGCAATCAAAGGAGCATTTGGGCTTCCGTTTATCGTAGTTGGAATTGGTATGGTTATTATCGTTGGTGTAGTAACAATGGGCGGTATTAAACGTATCGGTAAGGTTGCAGAAGTTCTGGCACCGATCATGTGCGGAATTTATTTCTTTATCACAATTGTGATTTTTGTGATGAATTACAGAGCGATTCCATCTATGTTTGGTTCTATTTTTGCCAGTGCATTCGGAAAAGATGCAATATTCGGCGGAATCGTAGGATCCGCAGTAGCATGGGGAATCAAGAGGGGGTTCTTCTCCAATGATGCAGGAAACGGAATGAGCCCTCTGATCTCTGCAACAACAGATACTTCCCATCCTGTAAAACAGGGACTTGTGCAGGGACTTTCTGTATATATTGATACACTTCTGGTGTGTAGCTGTACCGGATTTTGTATTTTGCTCGCAGGTACTTATAATGTAGCAGCAGATGGAGCAGGAGCAGTCCTTCTGGTAGAACAGGCACCTGGAATCCAGTATGGTATCTCTTTCATGCAGGAAGCACTCCGAGTATCCATTGGAAAAGCAGGAGCCATGTTCCTGGCAGTGATGCTGTTTATCTTCATTTTCACTACTATGTTATCTTACTCCTATCAGCTGGAGTCCACCTGCAAATATCTGTGGGGAGAAAACAAAATAGTCGTTACCATCGTACGTATTTTATTCCTCATTTTCTGTCTGTTCGGAATCCTTATTGACGGAGACACCATCTGGTCAATGGGTGATATCGGAGTTGGCTGCATGCTTTGGGTAAATACATTCAGTATCCTGCTTCTGACACCACAGGTCATCAAAATTGTCAGAGACTATGAGAAACAGAAAAAAGCTGGACTGGACCCGTTATTTGACCCGGAGACTGTTGGTATTAAAGATGAAGCAAACGTATGGGAACCATATGTAGAAAAGAAAAAAGCACGCGGTGATTATAAAAATCCAAACCTGGGATATACAAAAAAATAA
- a CDS encoding DUF1848 domain-containing protein → MIIHASMRTDIPAFYSEWFTNRIREGYVRVRNPYDPLQVTEYSLDPEVVDLIVFCSKNPVPMLKYMDLLKSYRTYWYITITPYEADIEPGLFKTIVSKRKIIEAFLQISEIVGEEHIGWRYDPIFIDDKYTVKYHLEQFEGISAALQGYTKNCVISFLDLYQKVKRNFPEVKMVSKEQRKYLGERMTRIATEHKMILRPCGEGTELAAFGADCNGCMTQQIYENAIHMSLDMPKKQFLRKECACYLGNDIGAYNSCPHMCKYCYTNYDEKSVRLNRINHNPKSAFLIGDDMPNDKVHKAVQKSWINGQISLNGFFI, encoded by the coding sequence ATGATTATACATGCAAGTATGAGAACCGATATACCTGCATTTTATTCCGAATGGTTTACAAATAGAATCCGTGAAGGGTATGTTCGAGTGAGAAATCCCTATGATCCTTTACAGGTTACAGAATATAGCCTTGATCCTGAAGTCGTTGATTTGATTGTATTCTGTTCAAAAAATCCAGTCCCTATGTTGAAGTATATGGATTTGCTGAAATCTTACAGGACATACTGGTATATCACAATCACTCCATATGAAGCAGACATCGAACCAGGATTATTTAAAACAATTGTAAGTAAAAGAAAAATCATTGAAGCATTTCTGCAGATATCAGAAATTGTAGGAGAAGAGCATATTGGCTGGAGATACGATCCGATTTTTATCGATGACAAATATACTGTCAAGTATCATTTGGAACAGTTTGAGGGCATATCTGCGGCTTTACAAGGGTATACAAAAAATTGCGTGATAAGTTTTCTTGATTTATACCAGAAAGTAAAAAGGAATTTTCCAGAAGTGAAAATGGTATCCAAAGAGCAGAGAAAATATCTTGGGGAACGTATGACACGTATTGCCACAGAGCACAAAATGATTTTGCGGCCTTGTGGGGAGGGAACGGAACTTGCTGCATTTGGAGCAGACTGTAATGGCTGTATGACACAGCAGATTTATGAAAATGCCATTCATATGTCACTTGACATGCCGAAAAAACAATTCCTTAGAAAAGAGTGTGCATGTTATTTGGGAAATGATATTGGTGCTTATAATAGTTGTCCGCATATGTGCAAGTATTGTTATACAAATTATGATGAAAAAAGTGTGCGCCTTAATCGTATAAATCATAATCCGAAATCAGCATTTTTGATAGGTGATGATATGCCAAATGACAAGGTTCATAAAGCAGTGCAGAAAAGCTGGATAAATGGACAGATTAGTTTGAATGGGTTCTTTATATGA
- a CDS encoding ParM/StbA family protein: MVISVDTGNKMIKTEHYEFNSGIDVLDTIPGENDEVIEFGGKYYRTTNRRISYMEDKTEDDRYYILTLIAIAKELDTMKKEAVLAPNELIEIELLVGLPPAHYGKYRKKFQQYFQRDGKVVGFKYGGTSYQILIHEVKVYVQAYAAYCVLAARRHLTELPKVLVIDIGGFTVDYMILRYGRLEKEHVDSLESGVICLYGRIRAAIRQKYSIALDEEDIDNIILGKNTGYMQELKERVREVTIGYVTELLGTFRELGIDFRTTQTVFMGGGAILVSEIIKVVWERFKGEYFIINDPKANAKGYKLQFQIEAKERED, encoded by the coding sequence ATGGTTATATCAGTTGACACCGGTAATAAGATGATTAAAACAGAACATTATGAATTTAATTCAGGAATAGATGTATTGGATACGATTCCTGGAGAAAACGATGAAGTGATTGAATTTGGTGGAAAATATTACAGGACAACAAACCGAAGGATATCTTACATGGAAGACAAGACAGAAGATGATCGCTATTACATTCTTACATTGATTGCCATTGCAAAAGAATTGGATACGATGAAAAAAGAGGCGGTTTTAGCACCTAATGAGCTGATCGAGATAGAACTTCTGGTAGGATTACCACCGGCACATTACGGAAAGTACCGAAAAAAGTTTCAGCAGTATTTCCAAAGAGATGGCAAAGTGGTTGGCTTTAAGTATGGCGGTACCTCTTATCAGATTTTGATTCATGAGGTGAAAGTGTATGTGCAGGCCTATGCTGCATATTGTGTGCTGGCAGCAAGACGTCATTTGACCGAACTTCCGAAAGTTCTTGTTATTGATATTGGTGGGTTTACGGTGGATTATATGATCCTCCGATACGGAAGATTGGAGAAGGAACACGTTGATTCTCTGGAAAGTGGCGTGATATGTCTGTATGGCAGAATTCGGGCTGCTATACGCCAAAAATACAGCATTGCACTTGATGAAGAAGATATTGATAACATCATTCTTGGAAAAAACACAGGATATATGCAGGAACTTAAAGAACGAGTCCGGGAGGTAACGATTGGATATGTAACGGAATTGCTCGGAACGTTCCGTGAGCTTGGCATTGACTTTCGAACAACACAGACTGTATTCATGGGTGGAGGAGCCATTCTGGTGTCTGAAATTATCAAGGTAGTCTGGGAACGCTTCAAAGGGGAGTATTTTATTATTAATGATCCTAAGGCAAATGCTAAAGGATACAAATTGCAGTTTCAGATAGAAGCTAAAGAACGGGAGGATTAA
- the cyaB gene encoding class IV adenylate cyclase: protein MTRQELETEVGDAKTARKILESIGFQPVIPVEKQRQYFHRENITACSDNVKDLGDYLELEILTDSEENRTVALQKIEDTLKQLGYSMQETT from the coding sequence ATGACCAGACAGGAACTGGAAACAGAAGTTGGCGATGCCAAAACTGCCAGAAAGATTCTCGAATCTATCGGTTTCCAGCCAGTTATACCAGTAGAAAAACAGCGGCAATATTTTCATCGTGAAAACATAACTGCCTGTTCAGATAACGTAAAAGATCTTGGAGATTATCTGGAACTCGAGATACTGACTGATTCAGAAGAAAACCGTACAGTGGCATTGCAAAAAATAGAAGATACTCTGAAACAACTTGGTTATTCCATGCAGGAGACTACATGA